AGGGCGATCGCGCCCAGCGGCAGCAGCACTTCGCGGTGCAGGAACAGGCCGATGCCGAGAGGGCCGCCATGGCTGGTGGCGATGGCGTCGCCAAGGCCGGCGCCGATCGAGGTTTCGAAGATCAGCGAGACGGTGCCGCCGAGCCAGCTGGCGCCGAGGAACAGCCACAGCGGACAGCGCAGCCAGGCCAGGCTGATGGTGACCAGGCCGAACGGCGCCACCGGCACGAAGCGCAGGAACAGGGTGTAGCTCGCCGGGTGGCGTTCGAAGCCGTGGCGCAGCCTGGCCACCATCGCCGGCGGCTGGCGGCTGCCGGCACCGAAGGCGTAGCGGCTGGCCAGGTACAGCACCAGCGAGCCCAGGGTCAGGCCGATCGACGAGAACACGGTGGCGTCCACCACGCCGAAGGCGAAGCCGCCGGCCAGGATCACCACGATGGTGCCGGGGATGCCGGTGGCCACGGTCAGCGTCAGCAGCCCGATGTAGGCCAGCCGGGTCAGCCACGGGTGGCTGGCGATCTGCGCGTGCAACTCGGCCTGGTGCGCCACCAGCCGCTGCGGGGCCAGCTGGTGCAGCGAACCGGAGGCGAACAGCAAGAGGCCGGCCAGCACCAGCAGGATCAGCGGCAGCGCGGCGCGCCAGCGGCTCAATACGGCGTGCCGCCGCTGCCGTAGGCGGCCAGTACCTCGCGCGCCTGTTCGCGCAGGATGTCGCGGCGCACGGCGATGTTGCGGCGGGCCAGTTCGCCGATCCAGTCGGCCGGCAACGGGCCCTCGTCGAATTCGGTGAGTTCCTCCACGTCCTCCGAGCGCGCGCCGATCAGCAGCTCGTCGATGCCGGCCCACACGGTGGCGCCGTAGCACTGGCAGCAGGGCTGCGAGCTGGTCGCCAGCACGTAATGCCCGCCGTCCTCGTTCATCCGGTGCCGGCTCAGGCGCTGCTGCGCGATCATGATCGCCATCATCTCGGCATGCGCGACCGAGCAGCTTTGCGGTACCACCCGGTTGACGCCGACGGCGACCAGCCGGCCGCTGTGGCTGTTGAACACGGCCGCGCCGAACGGACCGCCGCCGCCGCGCTCTACGTTGTGCCGCGACAGCCCGATCGCCAGGCTCACGCGCTCCTCGTCGCTGTGGTAGCGCCGGTTGGTGTCGGCGACGTCGCCGATCCACGGCGGCAAGGTGAGGTGGATTTGCAGCGGCAGCATGCCTTCGCTCCGTGTGTGTCCGGTTTGCTTACTGGCCGGCCGGCCGGGTCCAGACGTCGCGCAGGGTCACCGTGCGGTTGAACACCGGCGCGTCGGCGCGGTGGTCGACACGGTCGGCCACGAAGTAGCCGAGCCGTTCGAACTGGAAGCGCTGCTCCGGCTCGACACTGGCGGCGGCCGGTTCCAGCCACGCCTGCACCACGCGCTTGGCCTCGGGGTTGAGGTGGTCGAGCCAGCTCTTGCCGTCCTCCTCGCTGTCCGGCGCGGGCACGCTGAACAGGCGGTCGTACAGGCGCACCTCGGCGGCCACCGCCTGCCTCGCGCTGACCCAATGGATGGTGCCCTTCACCTTGCGGTCGGCGCCGGGCAGGCCGTGGCGGGTTTCCGGGTCGAGCGTGCAATGCAGCTCGACGACGTTGCCGCTGGCGTCCTTGACGACCTCCCCGCACTTCACGATGCCGACGCCGCGCAGGCGCACCTCACCGTCGGGCTTCAGCCGGTGGAAGCCCTTCGGCGGCACTTCGGCGAAGTCGTCGCGTTCGATCCATACCTCGCGCGCGAACGGCACCTCGCGCGTGCCGAAACTTTCGTCCTTCGGGTGGTTCGGGAAGACCAGCGTTTCCTCGTGGTCCTCGGGCAGGTTGGTGATCACCAGCTTCAGCGGGTCGAGCACGGCCATGCGGCGCGGCGCGGTAGCGTCCAGATCCTCGCGGATGCAGTTTTCCAGCACCGCGTAGTTGATCACGCTGTTCTGCTTGGAGACGCCCACGCGCTCGATCAGCAGGCGCAGCCCGGCCGGGGTGAAGCCGCGCCGGCGCAGGCCGCGCAGGGTGTTCATGCGCGGGTCGTCCCAGCCGTCCACGAAGTGCTCGTTCACCAGCTGCGCCAGCTTGCGCTTGCTGGTGATGCAGTAGGAAAGGTTCAGCCGCGAGAATTCGATCTGCCGCGGCTTGGCCGGTTTCGCCTCCAGACCCGCGGCGACCACCGACTGCCACAGCTCGGGATGGTTCGGCAGATCCACCTTGTCCACGCACCAGTCGTACAGCGGGCGGTGGTCCTCGAATTCCAGCGTGCACAGCGAATGGGTGATGCCTTCCATCGCGTCGCTGAGCGCGTGTGCGAAGTCGTACATCGGGTAGATCGGCCAGGCGTCGCCGGTGTTCTGGTGGGCGACCTTGCGGATGCGGTACAGCGCCGGGTCGCGCAGGTTGATGTTGCCGGAGGCCATGTCGATCTTCGCGCGCAACGTGCGGCTGCCGTCGGCGAACTCGCCCTCGCGCATGCGGCGGAACAGGTCGAGGTTCTCCTCCACGCTGCGCTCGCGGTACGGCGAGTGGCGACCCGACTCGGTCAGCGTGCCGCGATACTCGCGCATCTCGTCGGCGGAAAGGTCGTCCACGTAGGCCAGGCCGTCCTCGATCAGCTTGAGCGCGCCGCGATAGAACACGTCGAAGTAGTCCGAGGCGTGGCGCAGCTCATGCCAGTCGTAGCCCAGCCAGCGCACGTCGTCCTTGATGCCCTGCACGAACTCGGGGTCTTCCTTGCCCGGGTTGGTGTCGTCCAGGCGCAGGTTGCACCAGCCGCCGAACTCCTGCGCGATGCCGAAGCTCAGGCAGATCGCCTTGGCATGGCCGATGTGCAGGTAGCCGTTCGGCTCCGGCGGGAAGCGGGTGTGGATCGCGCTGTGCCTGCCCGCGGCGAGGTCGTCACGCACGATCTGCCGAATGAAGTCCTGATGTGGGGCCGCCTGCTGCACGGCGGCCGCCGGATGGGCGGGTGCGTTGGCGGGATTCTCGGTCGACATCGGCACGGGCTCGCAAGCGGTGGCGGAAACACGCAAGTTTACCCTGTCGCCGTCATTGCCGCCGGGCGCCTTGCCCCGCGTGCCGGGGCGGGTTAGCGTGCGAGGCATGCATACCGTCTACCGCGCCGAGAACCTGTTCGATGCCCATCTGGTCAAGGATGCGCTGGAGGCGGGCGGCATCCCGGCGTTCATCGCCGGCGAGTACCTCACCGGCGGCGTCGGCCAGTTGCCGGCGATGGATTACATCGCAGTGATGGTGCCCGAATCGAGTCTGGCCGAAGCCGGCGGCATCGTGGCCGAGGTCGAGGCGCGGCTGGTCGAGGCGCGGCAGGCGATCGGCGACGAGCTGCCGGACGATCCGCTGGCCGCGCCCTGCTGAGTCGTGCAGCTGCGTGCGCTCAAGGAAACCTCATGCAAGACCTCGCTGCACTGATCCGCGCCGTACCCGATTTCCCCCGTCCCGGCGTGATGTTTCGTGATGTCACCCCGCTGCTTGCCGACGCCGGCAGCTTCGCTCGCTGTATCGACGCACTGGCCGAGCCGTGGCAGGGCAGCGGCGTGCAGGCGGTGTGCGGCATCGAGGCGCGCGGCTTCATCTTCGGTGCCGCGCTGGCGCAGAAGCTGTACGCCGGCTTCGTGCCGCTGCGCAAGCCGGGCAAGCTGCCGCCGCCGGTGGCAACGGTGGACTACCAGCTGGAATACGGCAGCGACCAGTTGCAGGTGCAGCGCGATGCGTTCCGCCCCGGCGAGCGCGTGCTGCTGGCCGATGACGTGCTGGCCACCGGCGGCACGCTGGCGGCGGCCGCGGCCCTGGTCGACGGCCTGGGGGCCGAGCTGCTCGGCGCCAGCGTGGTGATCGAGCTGCCCGCCTTGCAGGGGCGCAGCCGCTGGCCGGCGGACAGGCCACTGCACAGCCTGCTGCGCTATTGAGTCGGCCGCTCACGGCGCTGTGAGGTCGATCCGTTCGACGTAGATCAGCTCGTCCGCCCGGTGGCGTCGCGATTCACGGGGGCTTGCGCATGCTCAGCTGAAATCCGCCGCCAGCGCGTGCAACTGTCCGGAAGTGAGATTGGCTTCAACCGCCATCGCCGGCAGCGTCGAGGCCAGCGTGACCGCCGCGCCGGCGCGCCAGTCGGCGATCATCGCCGCATCGAGTTCGAAGCGCAGGAAGTGCACGGCGGCGGTCTTCTCCTCGTTGCTGCGCTCCATGTCCTCGTCGGCGACCGCGACGACTGCGGCGTGGCCGTGCACGCTCAGCGCGATTGCGTGCTCGATATGGCGCAGGCGTACCAGCTCGCGTTTGCGCTCCTCGGCGTCGGCGTATTCGATCAGCAGGGTGGCCTTGAGGTTGCTGCCGTCGGGGACCAGCGGATTGTAGGCGTCCAGTTCGTCCTGGATGCCGGCGGCCTCGAAGATGCGCTCGATGCGCAGCATCTCCTGCACCTGATACTGGAGGCTCAGCCGGTCCTCGAAGATCAGCGTGAGGTGCTCGCCCAGGTGCACCGTGCGCTGCCGCTTGTGCGCCATCACGCGGGTGCGAAATTCTGCGCGTTGCTGTGCGTAGTGCTCTAGGCTGAGTAGGTCGCCGCGTTCGAGCTTGTCCATAGACTTCCCTGGTTTGCTTTGACCCCTCTCCCTTTGGGAGAGGGTGCCCGTAGGGCGGGTGAGGGTGCGGGCGGAGCGTGGCGTTGCCGGTTTCGCCGAACCCTCACTCCCACCCCGTTCTCCCACAAGGGGACTTCCTTCGGTCGCCAGCGGGAGAGGGGCTTCAAACGCCGTAGGCCTTGCGCAGCAGGCTCAGCGGGTGCTCCGCCGCCGGCTGATCGCCGAGGCCGTGGGCGATGTGGCCGCCGGCCATCGGGCAGTCGCTGGTGAAATGGTCGGGTGCGGCCTGCTGCACGCGGCTCTCCACCGGTTTGGCCAGCTTGCGCGAGAGCGCGTAGGTCTTGCGCTTCACGCCGTAGGTGCCGTCGTGGCCGGAGCAGCGCTCGATGGTGACGATTTCGGTGCCCGGCACCAGTTGCAGGATCTCGCGCGTCTTCGGGCCAATCTTCTGC
This genomic stretch from Rhodanobacter thiooxydans harbors:
- a CDS encoding TVP38/TMEM64 family protein, which gives rise to MSRWRAALPLILLVLAGLLLFASGSLHQLAPQRLVAHQAELHAQIASHPWLTRLAYIGLLTLTVATGIPGTIVVILAGGFAFGVVDATVFSSIGLTLGSLVLYLASRYAFGAGSRQPPAMVARLRHGFERHPASYTLFLRFVPVAPFGLVTISLAWLRCPLWLFLGASWLGGTVSLIFETSIGAGLGDAIATSHGGPLGIGLFLHREVLLPLGAIALLALLPLLLERLTRRRRQPSRHSD
- a CDS encoding nucleoside deaminase, with product MLPLQIHLTLPPWIGDVADTNRRYHSDEERVSLAIGLSRHNVERGGGGPFGAAVFNSHSGRLVAVGVNRVVPQSCSVAHAEMMAIMIAQQRLSRHRMNEDGGHYVLATSSQPCCQCYGATVWAGIDELLIGARSEDVEELTEFDEGPLPADWIGELARRNIAVRRDILREQAREVLAAYGSGGTPY
- a CDS encoding glutamine--tRNA ligase/YqeY domain fusion protein, which produces MSTENPANAPAHPAAAVQQAAPHQDFIRQIVRDDLAAGRHSAIHTRFPPEPNGYLHIGHAKAICLSFGIAQEFGGWCNLRLDDTNPGKEDPEFVQGIKDDVRWLGYDWHELRHASDYFDVFYRGALKLIEDGLAYVDDLSADEMREYRGTLTESGRHSPYRERSVEENLDLFRRMREGEFADGSRTLRAKIDMASGNINLRDPALYRIRKVAHQNTGDAWPIYPMYDFAHALSDAMEGITHSLCTLEFEDHRPLYDWCVDKVDLPNHPELWQSVVAAGLEAKPAKPRQIEFSRLNLSYCITSKRKLAQLVNEHFVDGWDDPRMNTLRGLRRRGFTPAGLRLLIERVGVSKQNSVINYAVLENCIREDLDATAPRRMAVLDPLKLVITNLPEDHEETLVFPNHPKDESFGTREVPFAREVWIERDDFAEVPPKGFHRLKPDGEVRLRGVGIVKCGEVVKDASGNVVELHCTLDPETRHGLPGADRKVKGTIHWVSARQAVAAEVRLYDRLFSVPAPDSEEDGKSWLDHLNPEAKRVVQAWLEPAAASVEPEQRFQFERLGYFVADRVDHRADAPVFNRTVTLRDVWTRPAGQ
- a CDS encoding DUF2007 domain-containing protein produces the protein MHTVYRAENLFDAHLVKDALEAGGIPAFIAGEYLTGGVGQLPAMDYIAVMVPESSLAEAGGIVAEVEARLVEARQAIGDELPDDPLAAPC
- a CDS encoding adenine phosphoribosyltransferase encodes the protein MQDLAALIRAVPDFPRPGVMFRDVTPLLADAGSFARCIDALAEPWQGSGVQAVCGIEARGFIFGAALAQKLYAGFVPLRKPGKLPPPVATVDYQLEYGSDQLQVQRDAFRPGERVLLADDVLATGGTLAAAAALVDGLGAELLGASVVIELPALQGRSRWPADRPLHSLLRY
- a CDS encoding DUF3501 family protein; protein product: MDKLERGDLLSLEHYAQQRAEFRTRVMAHKRQRTVHLGEHLTLIFEDRLSLQYQVQEMLRIERIFEAAGIQDELDAYNPLVPDGSNLKATLLIEYADAEERKRELVRLRHIEHAIALSVHGHAAVVAVADEDMERSNEEKTAAVHFLRFELDAAMIADWRAGAAVTLASTLPAMAVEANLTSGQLHALAADFS